The following are from one region of the Corylus avellana chromosome ca1, CavTom2PMs-1.0 genome:
- the LOC132173932 gene encoding dimethylnonatriene synthase-like encodes MISMKGSGSTAVTLTWAVTLLLNHPKVLKAAQEELDTHVGKDKWVQESDIKNLNYLRAIVKETLRLYPPGPLTGIREAMEDCNIGDCFVPKGTRVVINIWKLQRDPRVWENPSEFQPERFLTTHAEVDVRGQNFEFIPFSFGRRSCPGIGYGFQVLHLALARVLQGFDIATVGGMKVDVREGLGIALPKVEPLQLVLKPRLPKDLY; translated from the exons ATGATATCAATGAAAG GCTCAGGAAGCACAGCTGTGACTCTAACATGGGCAGTGACCCTACTCTTAAACCACCCAAAAGTCCTAAAGGCTGCCCAAGAAGAGCTAGACACCCATGTGGGAAAGGACAAATGGGTGCAAGAATCCGACATTAAGAACCTCAACTACCTCCGAGCCATTGTTAAGGAAACCCTTCGCCTCTACCCACCAGGCCCCCTCACAGGAATACGGGAGGCCATGGAAGACTGCAATATTGGTGACTGCTTTGTTCCAAAGGGCACTCGTGTGGTCATCAACATATGGAAGCTGCAGCGCGACCCGCGGGTGTGGGAGAACCCGTCGGAGTTTCAGCCGGAGCGGTTTTTGACAACTCATGCAGAGGTTGACGTTAGGGGTCAGAATTTTGAGTTTATTCCGTTTAGTTTTGGAAGAAGGTCATGCCCTGGAATTGGATACGGCTTTCAAGTGCTTCACTTGGCATTGGCTCGAGTGCTTCAAGGATTTGATATTGCAACCGTGGGAGGCATGAAGGTTGACGTGCGTGAAGGATTGGGAATTGCTTTGCCAAAGGTGGAGCCACTACAACTTGTGCTCAAGCCTCGCCTTCCTAAGGATCTCTATTAA